One genomic window of Microbacterium sp. BH-3-3-3 includes the following:
- the rfbA gene encoding glucose-1-phosphate thymidylyltransferase RfbA, which produces MRGIILAGGTGSRLHPITQGISKQLVPVYDKPMIYYPLSTLILAGIRDILIITTPQDSEQFQRLLGDGSRFGISLTYRVQPSPDGLAQAFILGEEHIGSDSVALVLGDNIFYGQGMGTRLRQYSDLDGGVVFGYRVADPTAYGVVEFDAEGRVVSLEEKPEHPKSNYAVPGLYFYDNDVIEIARALTPSPRGELEITDVNRTYLEQGRLSVELLPRGTAWLDTGTFDSLSEATEFIRTVEKRQGLSIGCPEEVAWRMGFLSDDELRERAEPLVKSGYGRYLLSALEHGAER; this is translated from the coding sequence ATGCGCGGAATCATTCTGGCGGGCGGCACGGGCTCCCGACTGCACCCCATCACTCAGGGCATCTCGAAGCAGCTCGTACCGGTCTACGACAAGCCGATGATCTACTACCCCCTGTCGACCCTCATCCTGGCCGGGATCCGCGACATCCTCATCATCACGACGCCGCAGGACTCCGAGCAGTTCCAGCGGCTGCTGGGCGACGGTTCGCGCTTCGGGATCTCGCTCACCTATCGGGTGCAGCCCTCGCCGGACGGTCTCGCGCAGGCCTTCATCCTGGGCGAGGAGCACATCGGCTCCGACTCGGTCGCCCTCGTGCTCGGCGACAACATCTTCTACGGCCAGGGCATGGGAACGCGCCTGCGCCAGTACAGCGACCTCGACGGCGGTGTCGTCTTCGGGTACCGCGTGGCCGACCCCACGGCCTACGGCGTCGTCGAGTTCGACGCCGAGGGGCGCGTCGTCTCGCTCGAAGAGAAGCCCGAGCACCCCAAGAGCAACTACGCGGTCCCGGGACTGTACTTCTACGACAACGACGTGATCGAGATCGCCCGTGCCCTCACGCCGTCGCCGCGCGGCGAGCTCGAGATCACCGACGTCAACCGCACCTACCTCGAGCAGGGGCGCTTGAGCGTCGAACTGCTCCCGCGCGGCACCGCGTGGCTCGACACCGGCACCTTCGACTCGTTGAGCGAGGCGACGGAGTTCATCCGCACGGTCGAGAAGCGTCAGGGGCTGTCGATCGGCTGCCCCGAAGAGGTGGCGTGGCGCATGGGCTTCCTGTCCGACGACGAGCTGCGCGAGCGCGCCGAGCCGCTGGTGA
- the rfbB gene encoding dTDP-glucose 4,6-dehydratase — protein sequence MSRLLVTGGAGFIGSNFVHHVIAHTDHTVTVLDKLTYAGNRASLEGLPADRVRLVVGDIADAAVVDPLVAEADAVVHYAAESHNDNSLHDPRPFLDTNIIGTYTLLEAARRHDVRFHHISTDEVYGDLELDDPARFTENTPYNPSSPYSSTKAGSDLLVRAWVRSFGVRATISNCSNNYGPYQHVEKFIPRQITNVLRGIRPKLYGTGENVRDWIHADDHSSAVLTILDKGEIGETYLIGADGEKDNKSVVELILQLAGQPTDAYDLVTDRPGHDLRYAIDSTKLRTELGWKPTYGDFESGLAATVDWYRDNEAWWAPTKDGVEAFYASKGQ from the coding sequence ATGAGTCGTCTTCTCGTGACCGGTGGCGCCGGTTTCATCGGTTCCAACTTCGTGCACCACGTCATCGCGCACACCGACCACACGGTGACCGTGCTCGACAAGCTCACCTACGCGGGCAACCGCGCCTCGCTCGAGGGGCTTCCCGCCGATCGCGTGCGCCTGGTCGTGGGCGACATCGCCGACGCCGCCGTGGTCGACCCGCTCGTCGCCGAGGCCGACGCCGTGGTGCACTACGCCGCGGAGTCGCACAACGACAACTCGCTGCACGACCCGCGCCCCTTCCTCGACACCAACATCATCGGCACCTACACGCTGCTCGAGGCGGCGCGTCGTCACGACGTGCGCTTCCACCACATCTCGACCGACGAGGTGTACGGCGACCTCGAGCTCGACGACCCCGCGCGCTTCACCGAGAACACGCCGTACAACCCCTCGTCGCCGTACTCCTCGACGAAGGCCGGTTCCGACCTGCTCGTGCGCGCCTGGGTGCGCTCGTTCGGCGTGCGCGCGACCATCAGCAACTGCTCGAACAACTACGGCCCGTACCAGCACGTCGAGAAGTTCATCCCCCGCCAGATCACCAACGTGCTCCGCGGAATTCGCCCGAAGCTGTACGGCACGGGCGAGAACGTGCGCGACTGGATCCACGCCGACGACCACTCGTCCGCCGTGCTGACGATCCTCGACAAGGGCGAGATCGGCGAGACGTACCTCATCGGCGCCGACGGCGAGAAGGACAACAAGAGCGTCGTCGAACTGATCCTGCAGCTCGCGGGCCAGCCCACCGACGCCTACGACCTCGTCACCGACCGGCCCGGACACGACCTGCGCTACGCGATCGACTCGACCAAGCTGCGCACCGAGCTCGGCTGGAAGCCCACCTACGGCGACTTCGAGTCGGGGCTCGCCGCCACGGTCGACTGGTACCGCGACAACGAAGCCTGGTGGGCGCCCACCAAGGACGGCGTCGAAGCCTTCTACGCCAGCAAGGGACAGTGA
- a CDS encoding bifunctional dTDP-4-dehydrorhamnose 3,5-epimerase family protein/NAD(P)-dependent oxidoreductase: MSIEFGKSLSVRETPIPGLVVLDLPVHGDARGWFKENWQREKMTAAGIELPDFGPVQNNISFNDAVGTTRGIHAEPWDKYVSVATGRIFGAWVDLREGDSFGAVFTTELDPSTAIFVPRGVGNSYQTLEPDTAYTYLVNDHWSPDATYTFLNLADETAAIAWPIPLDEVEISAKDIQHPRLADVVPMPPQKILVTGANGQLGLALRAEFGDHPWIEYASRTELDLTSPELDTARRWRDYGTIINAAAYTKVDVAETPEGRTEAWAANVTAVAALARIATANGITLVHVSSDYVFDGTKDGAYATDDVVSPLGVYGQTKAAGDALVSAVPRHYILRTSWVIGEGNNFVRTMASLAERGIDPRVVDDQVGRLTFTVDIAAAIRALLDTRAPAGVYNVTGQGEPTTWFDIARRVFELTGHDPARVSGVSTDEYFAGAQGPVAPRPLNSVLDARATEAAGVPLGDAGVRLREYLERP, encoded by the coding sequence GTGTCCATCGAGTTCGGCAAGTCCCTGTCGGTGCGTGAGACCCCCATCCCGGGGCTCGTCGTGCTCGATCTGCCGGTCCACGGCGACGCCCGCGGCTGGTTCAAAGAGAACTGGCAGCGCGAGAAGATGACGGCCGCCGGGATCGAGCTGCCGGACTTCGGCCCGGTGCAGAACAACATCTCGTTCAACGATGCCGTCGGCACGACCCGTGGCATCCACGCCGAGCCGTGGGACAAATACGTCTCGGTCGCCACCGGCCGGATCTTCGGCGCCTGGGTCGACCTGCGCGAGGGCGACAGCTTCGGCGCCGTGTTCACCACCGAGCTCGACCCGTCGACGGCGATCTTCGTGCCGCGCGGCGTGGGCAACTCGTACCAGACGCTCGAACCCGACACCGCGTACACGTATCTCGTCAACGACCACTGGTCTCCCGACGCCACGTACACCTTCCTCAACCTCGCCGACGAGACCGCGGCGATCGCGTGGCCCATCCCCCTCGACGAGGTCGAGATCAGCGCCAAGGACATCCAGCACCCGCGCCTCGCCGACGTGGTGCCCATGCCCCCGCAGAAGATCCTCGTGACCGGGGCGAACGGTCAGCTCGGCCTCGCGCTGCGCGCGGAGTTCGGCGACCACCCGTGGATCGAATACGCCTCGCGCACCGAGCTCGACCTCACCTCGCCCGAGCTCGACACCGCGCGCCGCTGGCGCGACTACGGCACGATCATCAACGCGGCCGCGTACACCAAGGTCGACGTGGCCGAGACGCCGGAGGGGCGCACCGAGGCGTGGGCCGCGAACGTCACCGCGGTGGCAGCGCTCGCCCGGATCGCCACCGCCAACGGCATCACCCTCGTGCACGTCTCGAGCGACTACGTCTTCGACGGGACGAAGGACGGCGCCTACGCGACCGACGACGTCGTCTCACCGCTCGGCGTCTACGGCCAGACGAAGGCCGCGGGCGACGCCCTCGTGTCGGCGGTCCCCCGCCACTACATCCTGCGCACCAGCTGGGTGATCGGCGAGGGCAACAACTTCGTGCGCACCATGGCCTCCCTCGCCGAACGCGGTATCGATCCGCGCGTGGTCGACGACCAGGTGGGACGCCTGACGTTCACCGTCGACATCGCCGCCGCGATCCGCGCCCTGCTCGACACGCGCGCCCCCGCCGGCGTCTACAACGTCACGGGACAGGGCGAACCGACCACCTGGTTCGACATCGCCCGCCGGGTGTTCGAGCTGACCGGTCACGACCCCGCGCGCGTCAGCGGTGTGAGCACCGACGAGTACTTCGCCGGCGCTCAGGGGCCGGTGGCGCCCCGTCCGCTGAACAGCGTGCTCGACGCGCGAGCGACCGAGGCCGCCGGTGTCCCGCTCGGCGACGCCGGCGTGCGACTGCGCGAGTACCTCGAACGCCCGTGA
- a CDS encoding GtrA family protein — MSDRGRRGPVHSGPLARAVRRVWSHSAVRYLVVGGGAFLIDVGLLALLHDVFGVALVIATPTAFLLSFAVTFVLQRTFTFSSDAGMASSALKYTSLVAFNTVATTGIVAGIAALGLPWVVGKIVAVGSTTVWNYFAYRYWIFPARPSESPTP; from the coding sequence GTGAGCGACCGCGGGCGCCGGGGACCGGTCCACTCCGGTCCCCTCGCCCGCGCCGTGCGCCGCGTCTGGTCGCACAGCGCGGTGCGCTACCTGGTCGTGGGAGGAGGGGCGTTCCTCATCGACGTGGGCCTGCTGGCGCTGCTGCACGACGTGTTCGGGGTGGCCCTGGTCATCGCGACACCCACGGCCTTCCTGCTCAGCTTCGCCGTCACCTTCGTGCTGCAGCGGACCTTCACCTTCTCGTCCGACGCCGGCATGGCATCCAGCGCCCTGAAATACACCTCGCTCGTCGCCTTCAACACCGTCGCCACGACCGGCATCGTCGCGGGGATCGCGGCCCTGGGCTTGCCCTGGGTGGTCGGCAAGATCGTGGCGGTGGGCTCGACCACCGTCTGGAACTACTTCGCCTACCGGTACTGGATCTTTCCCGCGCGCCCGTCGGAGTCGCCCACGCCGTGA
- a CDS encoding DUF2304 domain-containing protein has protein sequence MIVIAGIAFAVVVLTIIVVLLLRRQLREKYATLWLLIGLALLVISIFPGLLVQLTHLLGVEVPANLIFAISIVLLVGVALHLSWELSQAEEEIRVLAEDAAINRADIEALTRRLDALEGAGSVPGPAQPSTEGPDRP, from the coding sequence ATGATCGTCATCGCGGGAATCGCGTTCGCCGTCGTGGTGCTGACGATCATCGTCGTCCTGCTGCTGCGTAGACAGCTCCGCGAGAAGTACGCCACGCTGTGGCTGCTGATCGGTTTGGCCCTGCTGGTGATCTCGATCTTCCCGGGACTCCTTGTTCAGCTCACCCACCTTCTGGGCGTCGAGGTTCCCGCCAACCTGATCTTCGCGATCTCGATCGTTCTGCTGGTGGGCGTGGCGCTGCACCTGTCGTGGGAGCTGTCGCAGGCCGAAGAAGAGATCCGTGTGCTCGCCGAAGATGCCGCGATCAACCGGGCCGACATCGAGGCCCTGACACGGCGCCTCGACGCGCTCGAGGGCGCCGGGTCCGTTCCGGGCCCCGCTCAGCCGTCCACCGAGGGTCCCGACCGCCCCTGA
- a CDS encoding glycosyltransferase family 2 protein produces MPMSAARSSTLVIVPAWNEGESVGPTVREIRAQPEGWDILVVDDGSHDDTAQRAREAGATILSLPFNLGVGGAMRAGFRYAQRHGYTRAIQVDADGQHNPRDIAAVLDGLESADISIGARFADVGNYAARGPRWWAMRMLATVLSRIAGTRLTDVTSGFRAANVRAIDQYVVYYPAEYLGDTVDSLVNALHAGLTVVQVPVAMRPRAAGRPSQNPFGAAVYLLRSVFALSLAMMRGSATKTGVSA; encoded by the coding sequence ATGCCGATGTCTGCGGCACGATCGAGCACTCTGGTCATCGTTCCCGCCTGGAACGAGGGCGAGAGCGTCGGTCCCACCGTGCGGGAGATCCGCGCTCAGCCCGAGGGGTGGGACATCCTCGTCGTCGACGACGGGTCCCACGACGACACGGCGCAGCGAGCCCGCGAGGCGGGGGCGACGATCCTCTCGCTGCCCTTCAACCTCGGTGTGGGCGGAGCCATGCGTGCCGGCTTCCGTTACGCCCAGCGCCACGGGTACACGCGGGCCATCCAGGTCGACGCCGACGGCCAGCACAACCCGCGCGACATCGCCGCGGTGCTCGACGGTCTCGAGTCCGCCGACATCTCGATCGGGGCGCGGTTCGCCGACGTCGGCAACTACGCCGCCCGAGGACCGCGCTGGTGGGCCATGCGCATGCTCGCAACGGTGCTCTCGCGCATCGCCGGCACGCGCCTCACCGACGTCACGAGCGGCTTCCGCGCCGCCAACGTCCGCGCGATCGACCAGTACGTCGTCTACTACCCGGCCGAGTACCTCGGCGACACGGTGGACTCCCTCGTCAACGCGCTGCACGCCGGTCTCACCGTCGTGCAGGTGCCCGTGGCGATGCGTCCGCGTGCCGCGGGGCGACCGAGCCAGAACCCGTTCGGCGCCGCCGTGTACCTGCTGCGATCGGTGTTCGCCCTGTCGCTCGCGATGATGCGGGGTTCCGCCACCAAGACCGGAGTGAGCGCATGA
- a CDS encoding DUF2142 domain-containing protein, protein MPSFPLRLSLPRHRVPHIAVIFVALLAMLLSGAVFLPIASGADEAAHYVYAAAVVRGQAGMLEPTLPARFANMDLLAGCIAFQPDVTAACQGPLRITSTAEVLAQTNAGLYNPVFYLWTGLGTLLVPTEYGLYLARGLAALVTALFLAWGLSLLGRTARTPLPLLAASLLLTPMTLYVGMVLNPSAWEIATLFAATVAGFAVACGPRTTRWREEHTLLLAASCVLVVSRGLSPLFLAVTAVALLLLAGVARTRRLLTDRRAWIVAGGIAVVTGFSVAWVVLHGTNYVGVQKPATLGDGLAGISVFYSNYHEQVTQMYGNLGWLDLRSPNILSTSWILLLGGVVVLCFGLASRRARWAILLAFASATLIPGVLSGLQWSGYGWQGRYTMPLVAALLVIAALAVDSGPNRVPFDAGVNRLVAMLRWLLPAFLVLGVTITTVRTAHRYLAGETADFLAAWQWSPPLAVPLLGIAFFGGLAVLTRALIVRGADESEHVSALPDAVSGTRG, encoded by the coding sequence ATGCCTTCGTTCCCCCTCCGTCTGTCGCTCCCCCGGCACCGTGTGCCCCACATCGCGGTCATCTTCGTCGCCCTGCTGGCGATGCTGCTGTCCGGCGCGGTCTTCCTGCCGATCGCCTCGGGGGCCGATGAGGCGGCGCACTACGTGTACGCCGCAGCCGTCGTGCGGGGACAGGCGGGAATGCTCGAGCCCACCCTGCCGGCGCGGTTCGCGAACATGGATCTGCTCGCCGGCTGCATCGCCTTCCAGCCCGACGTGACCGCGGCCTGCCAGGGCCCGCTGCGCATCACCTCGACCGCCGAGGTGCTGGCACAGACCAACGCCGGGCTCTACAACCCGGTCTTCTACCTCTGGACGGGCCTGGGCACCCTGCTCGTCCCCACCGAATACGGCCTGTACCTGGCCCGCGGTCTGGCGGCGCTCGTCACGGCCCTCTTCCTCGCGTGGGGGCTGTCGCTGCTCGGACGCACCGCGCGCACCCCTCTGCCGTTGCTCGCGGCCTCGCTGCTGCTCACCCCGATGACGCTCTACGTCGGCATGGTGCTGAACCCCAGCGCCTGGGAGATCGCCACGCTCTTCGCCGCCACGGTCGCCGGCTTCGCCGTGGCCTGCGGTCCGCGAACCACCCGCTGGCGCGAGGAGCACACCCTTCTGCTCGCCGCGTCGTGCGTGCTCGTGGTCTCGCGCGGACTCTCGCCGCTGTTCCTCGCCGTCACCGCCGTGGCTCTGCTGCTGCTGGCCGGGGTGGCTCGCACACGCCGCCTGCTGACCGATCGACGGGCCTGGATCGTGGCGGGCGGCATCGCCGTGGTCACCGGCTTCAGCGTCGCGTGGGTCGTCCTGCACGGAACGAACTACGTGGGCGTGCAGAAGCCGGCGACCCTCGGCGACGGGCTCGCGGGGATCTCGGTGTTCTACTCGAACTACCACGAGCAGGTCACCCAGATGTACGGCAACCTCGGCTGGCTCGATCTGCGCAGCCCGAACATCCTGTCCACGTCGTGGATCCTGCTGCTCGGCGGTGTCGTCGTGCTCTGCTTCGGTCTCGCCTCCCGGCGGGCGCGGTGGGCGATCCTGCTCGCCTTCGCCTCGGCGACCCTCATCCCGGGCGTCCTGTCGGGCCTGCAGTGGTCGGGATACGGCTGGCAGGGGCGTTACACGATGCCGCTGGTCGCCGCCCTGCTGGTCATCGCGGCCCTCGCCGTCGATTCCGGGCCCAACCGCGTTCCGTTCGACGCGGGCGTGAACCGGCTCGTGGCGATGCTGCGGTGGCTGCTCCCCGCGTTCCTCGTCCTCGGGGTGACCATCACGACCGTCCGCACGGCCCACCGCTACCTCGCCGGTGAGACCGCGGACTTCCTCGCCGCGTGGCAGTGGTCGCCCCCGCTGGCCGTGCCCCTGCTCGGCATCGCCTTCTTCGGCGGGCTGGCCGTGCTCACCCGCGCGCTCATCGTCCGCGGCGCCGACGAGAGCGAGCACGTGTCCGCCCTCCCCGACGCGGTGAGCGGCACTCGAGGCTGA
- a CDS encoding glycosyltransferase family A protein, translating to MPAPVGIVVRTRQRPGFLRRALTDIAAQTETEWRLVVVNDGGDPAEVDAIVAAAELGDRVDVVHIAPGEGGRCAAANAGIRSLRTDYVVLHDDDDRWHPEFLARTGAWLDAHPDQAAVSAATEIVYEENRGGAWVEVGRAPFWAGMTRISLGEMMSVNRAVPISFVYRRALHDEVGGYDETLDAVEDWDFYLRILRGHDIGFLGGEALAFWTQRPDSVGLDANSMFGLAAEHARDDAVVRDRALAEWVQREGAGLPLYMSALQAQLSAQLDGVAERLRAEIRDDLRREIDAHQPVLSRLRGWRRRLGRR from the coding sequence ATGCCTGCACCCGTCGGGATCGTCGTCCGCACCCGTCAGCGTCCCGGATTCCTCCGGCGGGCGTTGACCGACATCGCCGCCCAGACCGAGACCGAGTGGCGTCTCGTCGTCGTCAACGACGGGGGAGACCCCGCCGAGGTCGACGCGATCGTCGCCGCCGCGGAGCTCGGCGATCGCGTCGACGTCGTCCACATCGCCCCGGGAGAAGGAGGGCGGTGCGCGGCGGCGAACGCCGGCATCCGCTCCCTGCGCACCGACTACGTCGTGCTGCACGACGACGACGACCGGTGGCATCCGGAGTTCCTCGCCCGCACCGGTGCCTGGCTCGACGCGCACCCCGACCAGGCGGCCGTGTCGGCAGCCACCGAGATCGTCTACGAAGAGAACCGCGGCGGCGCGTGGGTCGAGGTCGGCCGGGCCCCCTTCTGGGCGGGCATGACGCGGATCTCACTCGGCGAGATGATGTCGGTCAACCGCGCGGTGCCCATCTCGTTCGTCTACCGCCGTGCGCTGCACGACGAGGTGGGTGGGTACGACGAGACCCTCGACGCCGTCGAGGACTGGGACTTCTACCTGCGCATCCTGCGCGGGCACGACATCGGCTTCCTCGGCGGGGAGGCCCTGGCCTTCTGGACGCAGCGCCCCGACTCCGTCGGGCTCGACGCCAACAGCATGTTCGGCCTGGCCGCCGAGCACGCCCGCGACGACGCCGTCGTGCGCGACCGCGCCCTCGCCGAGTGGGTGCAGCGGGAGGGGGCCGGTCTGCCGCTGTACATGTCGGCCCTGCAGGCTCAGCTGAGCGCCCAGCTCGACGGCGTCGCGGAGCGTCTGCGGGCCGAGATCCGCGACGATCTGCGGCGCGAGATCGACGCGCACCAGCCGGTTCTCTCGCGCCTGCGGGGGTGGCGCCGCCGCCTCGGGCGTCGATAA
- a CDS encoding glycosyltransferase — protein MTVTLRVVLDQLVSPTSRDLAEASASLTQALVDTAPRGCDVAAIVPAPGLPDDAGVTGLTSETRLAVRRRELATSWQLGVAPGIGKGLIHSPTALAPLVRHDRVNETHQIVVTLWDLRAWETPDELPKAEILASRALLSRVAKHADAVVVPTHAMAERLAEVAKSKLVQKVRVIGGAPAAGLRVPSDAVGRLRALDLPLSFLAAAGGAAASDGLAEVFSAVVASGWEGDVVVLDVPEGEEPAIADIAAAAGLAKARVHARGSLDRWDRAAVLSHAAAFVTACGRTDWPWRTVDALAVGVPIVALDTPVHREVLADAAVFAAADELGAAVARAIADDADRLRVLAGDRAKGFAWEACADRVWALHAEL, from the coding sequence ATGACCGTCACGCTGCGCGTCGTCCTCGACCAACTCGTCTCACCGACCTCGCGCGACCTCGCCGAGGCCTCGGCGTCTCTCACCCAGGCGCTCGTCGACACCGCCCCGCGCGGCTGCGACGTGGCGGCGATCGTCCCCGCGCCCGGGCTGCCCGACGACGCCGGCGTGACCGGGCTCACCTCCGAGACGCGCCTGGCCGTGCGCCGTCGCGAGCTCGCGACCTCGTGGCAGCTCGGGGTCGCCCCCGGGATCGGCAAGGGCCTCATCCACTCGCCGACCGCCCTCGCCCCCCTCGTGCGCCACGACCGCGTCAACGAGACGCACCAGATCGTGGTGACCCTGTGGGATCTGCGCGCCTGGGAGACGCCCGACGAGCTGCCCAAGGCCGAGATCCTCGCGAGCCGCGCCCTGCTCTCGCGCGTCGCCAAGCACGCCGACGCCGTCGTGGTTCCCACCCACGCGATGGCCGAGCGTCTCGCCGAGGTCGCCAAATCCAAGCTCGTGCAGAAGGTGCGCGTCATCGGCGGCGCCCCCGCCGCGGGCCTGCGCGTTCCCTCGGATGCCGTGGGACGCCTGCGCGCGCTCGATCTGCCCCTGTCGTTCCTCGCCGCCGCCGGAGGTGCCGCCGCCTCGGACGGACTCGCCGAGGTGTTCTCCGCGGTCGTCGCCTCGGGCTGGGAGGGCGACGTCGTGGTGTTGGACGTCCCCGAGGGGGAGGAACCGGCGATCGCCGACATCGCGGCGGCGGCGGGTCTCGCCAAGGCCCGCGTGCACGCGCGCGGCTCCCTCGATCGCTGGGACCGCGCGGCGGTGCTCTCGCACGCCGCGGCCTTCGTCACCGCGTGCGGACGCACCGATTGGCCGTGGCGCACGGTCGACGCGCTCGCCGTGGGCGTGCCGATCGTCGCCCTCGACACCCCGGTGCACCGCGAGGTGCTCGCCGACGCCGCGGTCTTCGCGGCCGCCGACGAGCTGGGCGCGGCCGTGGCACGGGCCATCGCAGATGACGCCGACCGACTGCGGGTCCTCGCCGGCGACCGGGCGAAGGGCTTCGCCTGGGAGGCCTGCGCCGACCGGGTCTGGGCCCTGCACGCCGAGCTGTGA
- a CDS encoding LCP family protein yields the protein MSVAAPPRPRRQAPLIESRPLRNPDASDPAVMTRRGWWLVVMNFLVPGSAQVLAGTRRLGRIGLGATLAMWAILVLAAIGAALWPSGFFALATGSFIPEFLSWFRPLPLTLVQIALVAYVVLWVVLTIDTLRLVRLVKVGPVARIGMTIVSVGLLVLSGSGAAWAAQTAGATRDAFADIFSQSAPVVPPSDGYYNILLLGADSGEGRDSMRFDSISVVSVNATTGATTITGIPRDMPGFPFAPGPMQDEYPNGHEGKFDPTCGWGSGINQLRTEVEVCQDGNALYPNAVSQGSEPGIEATKDAAEGILGIQIPYYVLIDMKGFADVIDALGGIDITVNERLPKGGPAYDGQPVDDWAFGWVEAGAQHMDGDTAQWFARSRYTTSDFDRMGRQRQLQEAILAQFTPQNVLSHFQEVAKAGTNVVETDLPQGLIAPTLVDLALKAKGQPVGTLELTPEGGVDEFDPDYAQVQQMVRDRLHPPTETESPTP from the coding sequence GTGAGCGTGGCGGCCCCGCCGCGCCCCCGCCGGCAGGCGCCGCTCATCGAGTCGCGCCCGCTGCGCAACCCCGATGCCTCCGATCCCGCGGTGATGACCCGCCGCGGCTGGTGGCTCGTCGTGATGAACTTCCTCGTGCCGGGGTCGGCCCAAGTGCTCGCCGGCACCCGCCGGCTGGGGCGCATCGGCCTCGGCGCGACCCTCGCGATGTGGGCGATCCTCGTGCTCGCCGCCATCGGTGCGGCGCTCTGGCCGAGCGGATTCTTCGCCCTGGCGACGGGCTCGTTCATCCCCGAGTTCCTGTCGTGGTTCCGCCCGCTGCCGCTCACCCTCGTGCAGATCGCCCTGGTGGCCTACGTCGTGCTGTGGGTCGTGCTCACGATCGACACCCTGCGTCTGGTGCGCCTGGTCAAGGTCGGGCCCGTGGCGAGGATCGGCATGACGATCGTCTCGGTCGGCCTGCTCGTGCTCTCGGGCTCGGGGGCGGCGTGGGCCGCGCAGACCGCGGGCGCCACGCGCGACGCGTTCGCCGACATCTTCTCGCAGTCGGCGCCCGTCGTGCCGCCCTCCGACGGGTACTACAACATCCTCCTCCTCGGCGCCGACTCCGGCGAGGGTCGCGACTCCATGCGCTTCGACAGCATCTCGGTGGTCTCGGTCAACGCCACCACCGGCGCGACGACCATCACGGGCATCCCGCGCGACATGCCGGGCTTCCCCTTCGCTCCGGGCCCGATGCAGGACGAGTACCCCAACGGCCACGAGGGCAAGTTCGACCCGACCTGCGGGTGGGGGAGCGGCATCAATCAGCTGCGCACCGAGGTCGAGGTGTGCCAGGACGGCAACGCGCTGTACCCGAACGCCGTGTCGCAGGGCTCCGAGCCCGGCATCGAGGCCACGAAAGACGCGGCGGAGGGCATCCTCGGCATCCAGATCCCGTATTACGTGCTCATCGACATGAAGGGCTTCGCCGACGTGATCGACGCGCTCGGCGGAATCGACATCACCGTCAACGAGCGCCTGCCCAAGGGCGGCCCCGCCTACGACGGGCAGCCCGTCGACGACTGGGCTTTCGGCTGGGTCGAAGCGGGCGCGCAGCACATGGACGGCGACACCGCCCAGTGGTTCGCCCGTTCGCGCTACACGACCAGCGACTTCGACCGCATGGGTCGTCAACGGCAGCTGCAAGAGGCGATCCTCGCCCAGTTCACGCCGCAGAACGTGCTCTCGCACTTCCAGGAGGTCGCGAAGGCGGGAACGAACGTCGTCGAGACCGATCTGCCGCAGGGCCTCATCGCTCCCACGCTCGTCGACCTCGCGCTGAAGGCCAAGGGACAGCCGGTCGGCACGCTGGAGCTGACCCCCGAGGGCGGCGTCGACGAGTTCGACCCCGACTACGCCCAGGTGCAGCAGATGGTGCGCGACAGACTGCACCCGCCGACCGAGACGGAAAGCCCCACCCCATGA
- the purE gene encoding 5-(carboxyamino)imidazole ribonucleotide mutase translates to MGSDSDWRVMSDASQMLTEFGIPHEVEVVSAHRTPDKLMRYGREARGRGLRAIIAGAGGAAHLPGMLASVTALPVIGVPVQLATLDGLDSLLSIVQMPAGIPVATVSINGAKNAGLLAARILGTSDDAVADRIESYARDLEAQVEEKNRRLKDSL, encoded by the coding sequence ATGGGCTCCGACTCCGACTGGCGCGTGATGAGCGACGCCTCTCAGATGCTCACCGAGTTCGGCATCCCCCACGAGGTGGAGGTCGTCTCAGCGCACCGCACGCCCGACAAGCTCATGCGCTACGGCCGCGAGGCCCGCGGCCGGGGGCTGCGCGCGATCATCGCGGGGGCCGGAGGCGCCGCGCACCTGCCGGGGATGCTGGCCTCGGTCACCGCCCTGCCGGTCATCGGCGTCCCGGTGCAACTGGCGACCCTCGACGGTCTCGACTCCCTGCTGAGCATCGTGCAGATGCCCGCCGGCATCCCGGTGGCGACCGTCTCGATCAACGGGGCGAAGAACGCGGGACTGCTCGCCGCGCGCATCCTGGGCACCTCCGACGACGCGGTGGCCGATCGGATCGAGTCGTACGCCCGCGACCTCGAGGCCCAGGTCGAAGAGAAGAACCGCCGCTTGAAGGACTCCCTGTGA